GTTCCTACAAGTTGTAGGAACACGCTAAGGGTCAGCGGCTCGCAGCAGTTCAGTCTGAACGCTGGCTACTGGATTGCTGCTGTTGATGCCATTTTCTGATTTCAAGACTAGGGAGCGGTGGCATCAGGAAGCCCCGCGCCCTGGTGGCGAACCAAATTTTGTTTCTCGTACACCGGGTATAAAagccaaccagaaaaaaaaaaaaaaaaggactagacTTTGTCTAATTGCGCAGGTCCCTAGGCGGGGCGCTGGGGATCAAGGGGGAGCGGCCCAAGGACATTAGCGCCGAGTGGGCGAGAAGGAACCGCTTTGCAGGCGTCAAGACCGACTTCCCCGCCTGCTTCGGAGGCTTCTGAACAAATCGGAGAGGCCCTGCGTCTCACCACTTTATTTGCTTGTATCGGCCGCAGGCACTGCCGGAATGAGGGAGGAGGGTCTGACTCAACCGCGGTGATTTGAGGCCGTTCCTCAAGGCTCGGGGACCGTATGGTTTGGTGAAAGCCCGGGTCCTTAGTCCCAGGCGGGGGCCTCCGCCTTGCCCCCTGACGCGCGCGAAGGCCGAGTGGCAAGCGGTTGTCCCAATCTGTGGGTGCGCGTCCCCGCGCGCCGTGTGTTCGTTTTGCAGAGCCAGCCTTTGGGGAGGTAAACCAGTTGGGAGGAGTATTCGTGAACGGGAGGCCGCTGCCCAACGCCATCCGGCTTCGCATAGTGGAGCTGGCCCAACTGGGCATCCGACCGTGTGACATCAGCCGCCAGCTAAGGGTCTCGCACGGCTGCGTCAGCAAGATCCTGGCGCGCTACAATGAGACAGGCTCGATCTTGCCAGGAGCCATTGGGGGCAGCAAGCCTCGGGTCACCACCCCCACCGTAGTGAAGCACATCCGGACCTACAAGCAGAGAGACCCCGGCATCTTCGCCTGGGAGATCCGGGACCGCCTGCTGGCGGACGGCGTGTGTGACAAGTACAACGTGCCCTCGGTGAGCTCCATCAGCCGCATCCTGCGCAACAAGATCGGCAACTTGGCCCAACAGGGCCATTACGACTCCTACAAGCAGCACCAACCGGCGCCGCAGCCGGCGCTGCCCTATAACCACATCTACTCCTATCCCAGCCCCATCACGGCGGCCGCCGCTAAGGTGCCCACGCCTCCTGGGGTGCCCGCCATCCCCGGCTCAGTGGCCATGCCGCGCACCTGGCCCTCCTCGCACTCCGTCACCGACATCCTGGGCATTCGCTCCATCACCGACCAAGGTAAGggcacgggggtgggggggccggaTATGGGATTGTGCAGAGCTTCCCTCCGCACCCTCTCTGGGGTTACCGCATCTGCGCCTCCAGGGGCCTGCGTCTGTCCCACCACCTGAGACTTTTTCCTTTGGAAACGTCAGGAGTCCTCCCAGGGGGTGTCCTGATCTCATTAACGTGAAATTCATGCCCTTCGTTTCCTTGCCACACACAGTCTACTGCCTCATCTCAAACTACCAGACCCATAACATCCCCCATCCCCAACACATGGTTCGCATTTTCCACCCTCCCCCGCCTCTCGCGCCGCGGCAGCCTCGGACCAGCCCGCTCACTTGGAGAGCGCGGCCGGGGCCGGACTTGGGGCGCAGCCCGAGAGGCCCGAGCGGGCCCGTGGAGCTGCCGGCTGCAGAGACGACTTCGGGCGGCTTGTTTGGGGAGTCGGGGACTCTGTAGAAATTGCAGTATTCTTCTTGCATTCTGGCAATCAGACCAAATTTGCTCAGGCAGGAAGTTCAAATGTCGCCTAATTGGTTTCATTCTTATGCTTCACTTCATTTTCCTCGGAAACGGAGGTCCCGAAGTTACTACTAGTAACTTGCATGTTAGAGCACTGCTCATTCTGGGActaattttctgctttatttctctctttctcccgctctcctcctccccgccACTGGACACTTTTTACCTTAACAGATTTCAGCACATACATATCCTAGGAAGTGGCGCCAACCACCGCTATAATGAAGGGAAAATGCACGGCGATTCCACGCTGTCCTCCTGTTCTTTCCCGTTTTCCCCGCGCCTGCCGCTTCCTTTAGGGTCCCCCAGTCCCAGGGAATCCTAGTGGACATCCCGTCCCTGCACGTTTTCAGTGGTGCCACCCCACCgttcctttcctttctcaccCTTGACGTTTCGTGTTGTGAGTGTCTTATTCTGCTGCTAAGGACGGTTCCCCGCGCCTTTATGCTCAGTCCGGCTTccgcaggagacccgagtttgttttcttttactgcGTTGTTAAAACAGAATATAACAAAACGTAAAACCGCGTTAACTTCTTTCTCAGTAGGGAGAAAACAAAGTCAAAAATGCCCTAGACGCAGAATTTAAATAATACAAAGAGCCTACCTTCTTAATTTCTCAgccaaaactttaaaaagagctggggggggggggggattaaaTAGGAAAAGGGGAAATAGTTCATTTAATTATTTCCTGCCTTTCTCGGTTGCCACCACATTGGcacaattatctttttaaataattaaagcaTAGCCCTGATTTCTCATCTTCTTGTTTTCTGACTGTGACTTTATAGGATCCTTCTAAGGGCCCAGTTTTGTCTTATTTGGAGCTGGCTGGAGCTTTAGTTGGAGAGAGTTTGCCCTTGATTTATAGGATAAACTGACCTCACTGACATTTAAAGGAAGCCCCTGTTCATGGGAAAGTGTGAGATCAGCAGAAATGGGGGCGCGCAGGGGGATCTCAATTTCTTAAGATAACTTCAGGCTTGTGCCCACCGATTGCCTTTTGTCTGGGAAGGCAAGGAAAGACTGGCAGTTCTGGGCCAAAATACTATTTCCTGGTGCAAATTGGAACACAATCTTAATTCTTTGGAGAGGGGGAGGTATAGTGAAAAAAGACTGACAGAGTTGAAAAGAAAACCTTTCTTCCCTAGGGAACCTACAATCAGACCAAATGTCAGTCGGAAAAGTATTCGATTATGGAGAGAAGCAACTCTTCATTCTACATATTGTTGATTCTGggtgccagctttaaacaacctGTTTTCTGACAAATCTGTgaatataaaatgattatttctACAAACGATCTTTCCTCAAAATGATTGCCCTGCTTTTGAAGCACTGTATCAGATGGAAGCGTTTAAGATCGTTGTAGTAGCTTTGTCAAACTTCAGTCCTCCACCCATGGGTCCCAACACAAACTGCTCCTcgttttcaaatatcttctcttTAAAATTGTACTTGCTCACTTAAAGATGCCCATGATTCAACATGCACACCTCTTGGTATTGTGGTAATCGGTTTACATCATATAATTTTCTTTGCATCTCTATAAAGAGCATAAAGGAGAGTTGACAGCTTTACCTCTTGTCCAAAACACTTAATTCCACTTTAATTTTCCTAACCTTTTGTTTCATTGAAAAAGTAAACCTATGACCTTACCTCTGACACTGGTGGCACTTACAGTGGTAATTGTACTATTTGTTTTTTGAGTCATATGCACATCATCTCAGTATTTAATGTATAGAGATAGAGCACGAAGGGCAGTCACACACAAGGGAGGCACACACCTATGCACTTAGGCTTTGCATGTATATTGTGGGCATCCTTTAGTCATTTGTTTGCAAAAGACTTTACGGGTCTTTTGTTCCATCTGTTGACTTAAGTACTAGATCCCCACAGCACAGTGAGCACTTTCTGGATGTTTCTGAGCGCCAGAACAGGCATAGTTCGTCCAGCGCGACCCTATCTCCCGTTTCAGCCCGCACCAGTCTCAGATTTTTGTCAACCCCCAGTCGACCCTGAGTTAGGACTGGGGAGAACGGCGCATCCAGTTTCACGCGTTCTTTCCCCGATTTGAGAAAATTCGAGGGAAAACTTTGATTCCTTCCACTCGTTTCCCCGGGGGAGCGAGGACGGGAGGAGGTAATCAAAGGCcggttgaaaaaagaaaaaaaaaaaaaaaaaaatgtcttcccGCGGGCGTGGGGCAGAGAGCCGGGAGAGGCCTACTCCGAGGCGTCACCTGGGCCGGGCCCCGGGCTGCCGGCCGGAGAGGCGGGCCCGCGCCCCTGGGAGGCGGAGGGCAGGGGGCCGCCCGAGGTCGCGGCCCTGGCGCTCGCGGGTCGCAGGTTCCGGGCGGGTCTCAGGAGGGGGCGCGCGGTCGGCCGTCCAGCCTGACgccctctcttcctccccccaGGAGTGAGCGACAGCTCCCCCTACCACAGCCCCAAGGTGGAGGAGTGGAGCAGCCTGGGCCGCAGCAACTTCCCCGCCGCCGCCCCGCACGCGGTCAACGGGCTGGAGAAGGGGGCCTTGGAGCAAGAAGCCAAGTACGCGCAGGTGAGGAGGCGGGGGCCCCGCCTGGTGGGCCGCGGGGCTCTGGGCGATGGAGGTCCGGGCCCTTCTCGGAGCCTCGACCGAGGAGAAGCCCCAGCCGCCTCCCCGTGGCGGCCACGAGCCCCAGGCCAGGGCGGCGGGGGTGGGACGACGCCCGGACGCGCGAGGGCGGGGTGAGGCCTCGACCCCTCAGCCGGGGGCCGGGGTGGCGGCCCTGGAAGCGCCTCGCGGCCTGTTGGCCAAACGAGTTGCGCCCGAAGCCCTCTCCGCGGCCCGAGTCGGGGCTGCACTCACCGGGGAAGGCGTCTTCGAGGGGCCAGGCGGGCGGCCATGGGTTCCCAGCTGCGCGCGCGGCGAGCGGCCTGCACGCCCGAGGGCGCGGCGCCGCGGCTCCTCCCGCACGGACGGCCCGCGGCTCCCCGGGCACAGGCGCGCGTGGCGGGCCCCGCGACGGCGAGTAGAGGGCAACCAGAGCAACTTCAGACAGTTCCCGCGCCCCGATTAAAGGTCACGTCGTCATCTCCCCAGGGAGGTTAGTGAGAAAACCTCAAATTATACGGACTGGCTGTCGAccgtttaatttttctttccctctgtccctccctcgACTCtccaaaagaaaacttaaaacaccccgtgttgttgtgttttttttttcttttccttgagaaaAGCTAAACAACCATAACAACAAAAGCCCCAGAGTTTTGAATCTAAATTCATCACCACGGTGGAGTCAGGAGTTCAAAGCtctcaaaaaaccaaacaacaacaaagccggACCTTCTTTGAACAGACCTGTGTAGGTTTGCAAATTTATTCATGCCAAACTCCTATTCCAGAGCCTCAAAATACccagttttcttttattattttgaaatcttaaaacttccaatgttttcatatctgtaaaaaTCAGTTTTTTCCGCTCAATGGAACTTGGAACTTTTAttcacttggggaaaaaaaaaatcctagtctTTATTTTCTCTAACAAACACCATTTCCACTTTGTCTTCCctcctttattttgttaaaacAGAATCCCATATATATTAGTAGCTCTCCCATGACAAATATCACAGAAAATAGCAGCAAGGAAGGAGGGTCCCTTTCCTGAATCTCTATTTGTTAAGCATGCGAACGAGAAATTATAAGAAAGTTTGTCACTACCTTCTTCTGCAAAAGAGCAGGTAGGACAGAAGAGGCATTATGATCAATAGCACCATTGCCACTTAAGCAGGTTATTTAACCTTTTAGGGTCTctcttttttcatctataaaacagggaaACAATAGGCCCAACCTCAAGCAGTGTGAAATTTCAGTGTGATAATACAACATGGGGCACATAGTAAGTATGCATTATATATTGCCGATGGATAGAAATGGCGCTTAGAGATTGACTTAAAAACAGgcagttttttattttgtcaGAATATATTTTGATCAGGGAGTTCATAGAAAGTGTCAAGGTATTTTGTTACAAACAATAGAGTGTCTATAAAGCACCTAGCCTATAGAGTAGTAAGCATttaataggtgctcagtaatgTTTATTAGGTCATCATTTCCTGAAATAACATTGTGAAGTATAGAGCTGCAAAAAAAAGTCTCCCACATAAAGTTGATGAACCTAGTTTATAAATAAAGCAGTGTCATAATACAAGAATCTTtagaattacttttatttttactccCTTGAATTATAGACCTAGTGTTTAATCTTGTTTAGAAGTGGTTAGTTAATACACACACTTCAAAATGAAACcaatcaatttaaaataaaaatagaacagtGTGAAGTAATCTACTTTGTATTTTCTGAACATTAAAAATCCATTACATTTTATGCAGTGACTATCAAATCATTAAATTATCAATTTATAAGAATGAATAATTTAAACAAGTGGCCAATAAGTATTGTTCTAAATGcttgagaaaaaattaaaaatttttgaagaaaaagacATTTGTATCAAACTTTCATTTGGAAAGTTCTTAATGGCAATCTGCTAACCTTCTGCATTGCCATGTTGTAAGATAATATAAATGATGTAAAATTTCAAAACTTGAAAAATTTCCATGCATAATTAAGTCAGCAGCTACTCTATTATAGCTGTCAAAATAGTGCTTAATGCTGAAGGTGTGCTAAGTAGACACATATACTTAGAATGTGTCATTTTGTGAGCACTTTTGGAGTTTAGACATTAATTTCCTTGAGGGTAAAGTTATACATTAAAATTTGCTCATCAACAGACTTGCAAATATaaggtgtgttgtgtgtgtgtgtattccatatatgtatatgcatttcTCCTACAAATATTTGaagggtaattttattttttaaggttatttttcaaaatgttatcaGCATATGTATGTTTCTGCAATCCTAGTGTAAACTTGGGTAACACTTTTCTCTGTGTTATGAACAAAAGTTGAAAgtctttggcaaaaaaaaaacttctcaagATTTTTGCCCATAATACTTTTATGGTATTTATGGTTGTTATTAAATAGCGCACTATTATATGATCTCAGTTCCATTTTAGTTAATAAAGGAGGAAATTGAGAGTTCAGGATCATAGGACTTAGAGCATAATCCTTTGTCAGAATATACCTGTAAAATTACCAACAATTGATCATAGGTTCTATTGATTACTGTAATCTAGAGTTTCTGTTTTCAGCTTAAACTGCAAAGAAAGTTGCCCGATTGCTAGTAATTAGAACCTTATGCACACATCtatcttgtttttaaaacattagaaTATTCAAACTTGCACACATTACTGTTACACTGCAATTGATATTTTATAGTGCCATTCAGAAATCCTTATTGTCTATCTTTGAGAATAGAGGAAGaaggatatttatttttacttttttcacctACATTTAATGTTGGGCTCGAACTCTTTAATCTCATCTAACTCTCAATGACAATAATGTTTCTCTGGGTCCTAATGGCTGGCTCTTTTCtgttgaaaatataaaactctctgAATGCAACTGCATggcaaaaaaaaccaacaaacaaaacataTACAGAAACAGGCGGTTGGAATATATCTACCCTTTTATATGGTACTTAGTGAATTactacctcattttttttttaaagagttcatAAACAGTTGTATAGGTGTTGAAATTTTCTTCGTATTATTAGGCATActttctcaaggaaaaaaaaaagaatatctggtACTCTGATTCAAGTAATCTGAATGGTAGATTTATAAGCTTTGAGTATCTTTATTTTGGGGTAGTGAAATCAACTTAGCAAGTTTAATATAAAATTAGCTATAAATTGAGATATCAGGAATGGAGAATAATCTATAAATACTTGAACTTAAGAAAAAGTTCAGAGTTAAATGAGATGTGAAAAGAGTTTAATTTGGAGACATAAATTAATCTGAAATTCTTATGAAACATTCATTTgtacattatatttaaaatatagtatttcCTGAGTATAATTTTCTAGTGCATTATTTAACAGACTGACTGTCCTTGCAGACATACTGTTCttgtgaaaatataaatgaagttGCCCTAGATTTTTCTTCAtgttaaataaagttattttgtgctaaataattcataattttataGAGAATCAATTTTAGGCAAATGTTAATAGTCTTTGAAATTCATACTACCTattatgaaaaatattctttgaCCTGGCTAGCTTTtaactatgttttaaaattagtaatTATGTATTGGTAAAACATATCATATGAAATACCAAAAaaagctatttaaatttttttcaaggaTACAtcaattttattaacattttggaaacataaaatttagaaaaacatttaaaatagcagCTTTCCATTACCTAGAGACAATTAGATATGCAATGTGATAACTAAATATAATTAAGATCCTTTTGGATGAATGTTGAAATCATATTTACAACTGTCATTTCGTTTTGTCAGATTTATTTTACTAGGTTATTGCATAATGAATTAAGAAGGGTAGAACAGCAGCCAGAAAAATgacttcacaaaaaaaaaaaaacgagagaGAATCTTGTTGATCTGAAGCTTTTTCTTGCTTATGATACCTAGGTGGAAATTCTAGGTGAAGCACAGCTGTTTGTGGCTGAACATACTTTATTATAAAGCCAGGGTAAACTCATTTTATCATAAGGGAAGGACCAGGTTGGGCTGATGAGTGGATGAAAGATTGTGGATTGAAGACTTGGCACTACTATTTGCATTTTTGCAAAGTTGAGTAGACAACTCCCAGAATTTGAGGAATTGTCTATAACCTCTAGATGCCAGACAGTTGTCATACCAGTTTTCTTTCCATGGTCATGAGTGTTTGGAAACTAatgcatttcctttttctctgggggcagtggtggggggaggagaaTAAATGCAATGACcataaattaaataatgaaatagCTAGGTTACaacttttatttaccttttcaacaGCTTTACTCATTTTGCTTACTTAAAATGTAATGCTTATTCTGCGATAAAGGGTgcccagtttttttgtttgttttgttttttcttgtttttaaaaagcaagagcatCACACATTTTGCTTTCAAAAGGCTGCACTAACTTAAGTATACAAGTGATTACGAAACACCTATAATGTGTCCCATTTTGTGAGGACATGAGATGATTAAAGGCAAGACCCTGTCCTCAGACtgtttatagtctaactctctgCCAATACAGCTTCTCAACGtagtcatttgaaaatatttttaaaaactggcaaaTCTGTGTAACATTTTAGAACAAATGCAATGAAAAGTCATACTTTCATTCATTCTTGTGATAACCGTAACTAGACTACATTGCATCTTAACGTATTTTTTCCCTGAACTCTTTTGTTTAATGTCAGTGGGATAAAAGGTATCTTTTCCTGGAAACATTCAACAAAACAAGAAACTTACTTTTTCCAGGGTATACAGTTTGGTCTATTTTACTTTGTATTAGTAAATCTCATTCTCAAAATTAGGTTGAAGATAGTTTGTCTTAGGGAGGACCCTTGTACAGTTCTTTAGAGGAAAGGATTCTCGTGGCTTCCATGGAAGATCCACATGATCCACATGAAAAAGGGGTTGATAGATTGAGGTCTTATTTATGGAATCTTTAGGTAAAGTCATTTTCAGAAATGAGATTTCCATTACATGCCCATTGCTGGGGTTTCATTTGGAAAATTTGTTTACTCTTCCCTGGGGATTCCATATGTTGGTCgatttataaatcatatttacAATCCAATTAAATAGAGTAATTTAGCATGTTTGCTCCCACGATATTTATGGTGTACATTTGGTAGTCTCTACTCAGCCTAACTAGCTTTTCAGATTAATTACATGCCCTTCACTGAAAACATTAAACAGATTTGGGAAGTTTAAGTCATGTGCTCTTTTActggaaagaataaacaaacatcaATGCTACCTGtagttgttttcctttatggTGGAAAATTTTACTCTTTCAATGATTGCTTCATAAATAACAATTACTTTACCTGGTAGAGATTTATATCTTTTACTAATGTCATGTTTCACAATTAATAGTGAGAAAATTGATGTGTTTATTGGGTCACTAGAATGAATGGTGATGGTGGCAGGTCATTTTATTTAAAGCATATTTGTTCTCTCATCTTGATTATGCcgtttaaaagaaatttttaaatgtgaactttaaaagtaaaaaggGAAATTAAGACAAAATTTTTCCACCCCAAATCTAGGTCATAATTTAACATGAGTGAAAGCTAAGAGCTATTTCTATGCTGTTTAaagatctctctttttttttttttttaaagcaaattcttgAGCCTTCCCTTGCCTCCTAACGATGAAGAGGTCAAACCTCTCGAAGGTCCCCTTCCCAACCTTCCTTTCTGCAGTATAGTGGGGCCTGCATCACTAAAATGACTCTAAAAATATTGCAGATTTTAGAGGACTTtgaaatatttaacataaaaaataaatttggtgCCTTAATAGAAAATGGACAAATCTGGAAAGAattattagtgtgtgtgtgttttgttttttttttttacagttggtGAACAAATGTAGTTATGGCATAAATAAGGCACCTGATGGTAACCTGGGCTTAAGTTCAATGTTTTGACTTCCCACAAATCCTAGGAGCATTATCTAAAATGAGAATCCACTCCATCCTGACTTCTCAGGAGAACATCTCTGGGCAAAAAGAAGTGGACCCACATCAAGGATTGTAGACATTACATTTGAGGAGCTGAAGAGCCCCCAATAAAGGGGTAACATCAGAGCAATGGTTCTAGCAGCAAGGGTGtaagggaaggaaagggaaaagggGAATATGATAAAGTATTTCACAGAGAACTGTAAAGTTGAatgatagaaaaaatatatataaagaaaaaagaatgagtagGAAAAATTTAGCTGTGATGAAAAACAGAATtcaccaatacatttttttttctgctgtgttGCTAAATAATATGTTGTTTCTGTATAATACTACATAGTCTAACCCATGTATTGGTCAAATGTTGAGCAGAAGTTTTCATtagttttaaagtaattttagccTTAACACTTTAGTCTTAACATTCTTATTTTATGATACTTGgtgtataaaatattaattaatactAGAATAGAAGAGACCAGATACAGATCCAGACACCTTTCCATAATAGAACTGGAGCAATTCCTTTCCAAACTAATTTCTTTTAGGTTATTGGGAAGATTCTAGATAATAATGATCAGAAATATAATCTCTGTGCAATGCTAAAGTTCTTCTGCAGGTTGCCAGTTCTTGATCTTCATACTCATTTGCTGAGAGAGCCTTAAAGTGTTTTTCCTTTGAACCATTTTCTAATGAGCTATtctcagaaaacaggaaaaagaggGGTTTTTTTTAGAAGTTAAGAAACAGAATTAGGGCCTAAGACTGAGTGTCAGGTTctagaagaggaaagaaacttTTACCAGAAAAGATGCTCTAGTTTGGAATGAAATCGTATCTTTTAATTGTCCGGGAGAAACAGTATGATTTGCTGCAGAGAATCCTGTATCAGAAGGGGTGATAACTTCTTTTAACACATGGTCATGGACTTGCTGATTGATTGGCCTAGGATAAATGGCTGAACTCCTTAATCTATATTCTCTTGTGTAAAAAGAGGATaagatttcatttatattcaaCAGTGATGTACAATGgcttctttcttaaaaatcagaACATCATCCTTTGTAACACATTTTAGTTGCAATTAAACATAGAGTTTTACTCATTATAAATTATCTTGTAATTATTATAAACTCAGTAGGTTAAAATGAGATACAGTTTATCAGTTTAATTCTTTGATAAAATATGTTGGGTATTTCTTAGTGCCTGAGACATAGGACAGATTCaggaaacctcagttttctttcttcttccccatttttcaaagaacaagcactctgacaaaaaaaaagaacaggaggtGTGTGTTCTTATAGAACTAGCTACATAAAGTTAACCCCTGtacttttattcttattttgacAGAAATTCACAAGCAGTGTTAAATTACATCCATGTATATATTTTACTCCATGCACTACTCTacattgagaaaataatttttgagatCCCACTGTTGCATTCTCATAGACATGGAAGTGAAAATAATAACCAAATAAATTACATTGGAAAACAATTTCTATGTTGCTATTGAATTGGAAATAGTATCCAACATATGTCTGCTTTTCTTACCTCTAAGAATTAATTGGTGTTATgaattatatttctattatttacattatattttcaTTAGGAAATGTGGtgatatgtttatttattcagaTCACCACCAGGAAATGGcattttccttatttctaaaCAATGTAGAAATTGAAGGGGGAAAATTAAGTTACTTAAAGAAGGGTGCTGAGTATTCATGCCAGAATCAGGATTAGAAATCAGGGTGTTTTTGGTGTTGTTAATAGTAACGATACCAACAATAATTTATTGCATGCCAAGGTTTCTAGGCAGACTTGCCTGCCAGAGTTGCTGCGTTTTGTTTGCAAACTaagattttacatttaaattcattTCAAGAGATTTATCCACATGGCTTCTAAAACTTCAGATCACAGAGCCGTAAAACTTTTGCAAGCAAATTTTCCAATTTCAAAACCATGCATATGTAATCCTTTCATATTCTGAcagtttcctttttaataaagTAACTCTGGAAGAAATACCCGCCTCATCTTCATTAAAAAACACTTATAGACAAACTGCCTGATCTTTGCATGTCCTTTGTCCAACAGGCATTTTCAacatgatgttttaaaata
The window above is part of the Dama dama isolate Ldn47 chromosome 13, ASM3311817v1, whole genome shotgun sequence genome. Proteins encoded here:
- the PAX9 gene encoding paired box protein Pax-9; translation: MEPAFGEVNQLGGVFVNGRPLPNAIRLRIVELAQLGIRPCDISRQLRVSHGCVSKILARYNETGSILPGAIGGSKPRVTTPTVVKHIRTYKQRDPGIFAWEIRDRLLADGVCDKYNVPSVSSISRILRNKIGNLAQQGHYDSYKQHQPAPQPALPYNHIYSYPSPITAAAAKVPTPPGVPAIPGSVAMPRTWPSSHSVTDILGIRSITDQGVSDSSPYHSPKVEEWSSLGRSNFPAAAPHAVNGLEKGALEQEAKYAQAPNGLPAVSSFVSASSMAPYPTPAQVSPYMTYSAAPSGYVAGHGWQHASGTPLSPHNCDIPASLAFKGMQAAREGSHSVTASAL